The proteins below come from a single Bactrocera dorsalis isolate Fly_Bdor chromosome 5, ASM2337382v1, whole genome shotgun sequence genomic window:
- the LOC105225235 gene encoding uncharacterized protein LOC105225235, with product MATLTLTETGSTTTMHMQVHQDGHSPTLEEQANHLNEQQQQLINIDNMGSINHGLNEDVVSIPKEVMLISLVSQEQALYNPKHEFYRNTHRKDSKWLEIADNVGWTEAQCKSKWKAMRDQYCRELKRSKFNIKANVKWKYFKELEFLRPFALSRNYRPRATNKNENLTGSNGKNTCNKLPSIKMEHGQFSASDFTADNVLSAEDKLDSTTSGLLNSLSDEQLHSVMQQHSGSWNYLTTTTTTSDVHTLEGNEHSPNELDDTNLLQHTHPSSEADDMLCALVESVPSTSVQMQQTQSHNEEEDDDPIHTFLNIESFFEKDLINMIQQEDIIYNNFHPNYRNAKMKLEVWDEIARKLKKPVGRCRLKWKALRDQYIREHKRLKDREHSELLPRWKHYDALTFLQKFIKHKTSESDAKNAVRLPKTELELDVDEHIIDSPPLPSPIEVVQHDLDQQTLPTLSGPHTQHDLHTATHDMCVVSGSSVSGYDEMDIDHYIIGHTSDTGVNDDGIDIDTGDDEEDQKSHQHFTEYPPSSTTKMTANNSANQQDTGNDVKTEMNEFKDIKDSNIMIQQDDVTLQTQLHQHQQQSSLQQQQSQTQLVLSQQHHQPPLMKLTSQTTTHHQHLLSLDVGEETRTATLTTRDKSLMQLHHQQQPQQQIHDFSNEIKHQQSQQALTSGLVKSSSANLTSNNNCGMSILNPSTSLSMEAINLQSLTSSSHNSSTTTPITTHAPSTAVTAASLPIADNQRATDTFGDDEVGAFFKAVAMKIRNANMSPVSFTDLQIDILRVINSTLRHN from the exons ATGGCGACTCTAACATTGACTGAAACAGGTAGCACTACAACAATGCATATGCAAGTCCATCAGGATGGACATTCTCCAACTTTGGAGGAGCAGGCAAATCATTTGAATgaacagcagcagcaattaATAAATATCGATAACATGGGGAGTATTAACCACGGATTAAACGAAGATGTTGTATCTATACCCAAAGAGGTTATGCTAATATCTCTGGTATCGCAAGAGCAGGCTCTTTATAATCCAAAGCATGAATTCTATCGTAATACACATCGAAAAGATTCTAAGTGGCTAGAGATTGCTGACAACGTCGGTTGGACTG AGGCACAATGTAAATCAAAATGGAAAGCCATGCGTGACCAATATTGTCGTGAACTAAAACGCAGCAAATTTAATATCAAAGCTAAtgtaaaatggaaatatttcaaGGAATTAGAATTTTTACGACCTTTTGCTTTGTCGAGGaa cTATCGACCGCGCGCcacaaataaaaacgaaaatttaacTGGGTCGAACGGAAAAAATACTTGTAACAAATTACCAAGTATTAAAATGGAACATGGTCAATTTAGCGCGTCTGATTTTACCGCCGATAACGTTTTGAGTGCAGAAGATAAGCTTGACTCAACAACTTCAGGCCTTCTAAACTCATTAAGCGATGAGCAGCTGCACTCAGTGATGCAGCAACACAGTGGAAGTTGGAATTATCTCACCACGACAACGACCACAAGCGATGTTCACACTTTGGAAGGAAATGAGCACAGCCCTAATGAACTCGACGATACTAATTTATTACAACATACACACCCGAGCTCAGAAGCTGATGATATGCTGTGCGCTTTGGTAGAAAGTGTACCGTCTACAAGTGTTCAAATGCAACAAACACAATCACACAATGAGGAAGAAGACGACGATCCCATACACACGTTCCTCAATATAGAAAGTTTCTTCGAAAAAGACCTCATTAACATGATTCAACAGGaagatattatatataataattttcatccAAATTATCGCAATGCCAAAATGAAACTTGAAGTTTGGGATGAAATTGCACGCAAACTAAAAAAGCCAG ttggGCGCTGTCGTTTGAAATGGAAAGCACTGCGGGATCAATATATCAGAGAACATAAACGACTGAAAGACCGTGAACATTCTGAATTGTTGCCGCGTTGGAAGCACTATGATGCGCTTACATTCTTGCAAAAGTTTATAAAGCATAAAACAAG cGAGAGTGATGCTAAAAATGCGGTACGATTGCCTAAAACTGAATTAGAGCTTGATGTAGATGAACATATCATCGACAGTCCGCCATTGCCTTCTCCAATAGAAGTAGTACAACACGATTTGGATCAGCAAACATTACCAACTCTGTCAGGTCCACATACGCAACATGACCTGCATACAGCAACACATGATATGTGCGTTGTTAGTGGCAGCAGTGTTAGCGGCTACGATGAAATGGATATTGATCACTACATTATCGGACATACAAGCGATACGGGCGTCAATGATGATGGGATAGACATTGATACTGGCGATGACGAGGAAGATCAAAAATCGCATCAACATTTTACAGAGTATCCGCCAAGTTCAACAACTAAAATGACTGCCAATAACAGCGCAAATCAGCAGGATACCGGTAATGACGTAAAAACGGAGATGAATGAATTCAAAGATATAAAAGATAGTAACATAATGATACAACAAGATGATGTAACATTACAAACACAACTacatcaacatcaacagcagTCGTCACTTCAGCAGCAGCAGTCACAGACACAGTTGGTGCTATCACAACAACATCATCAGCCACCGTTAATGAAGTTAACGTCGCAAACTACCACGCACCACCAACATTTGCTCTCTTTAGATGTTGGTGAGGAGACAAGAACTGCCACACTTACCACTAGGGATAAATCCCTCATGCAACTACATCACCAACAGCAGCCGCAGCAACAAATACATGATTTCAGTAACGAAATAAAGCATCAACAGTCCCAACAAGCGCTTACAAGTGGTTTAGTGAAGAGCAGTAGTGCGAATTTGACTTCCAACAACAACTGTGGCATGTCAATATTAAACCCTAGTACCTCCCTCAGCATGGAGGCCATCAATTTACAATCTTTGACAAGTAGTTCACATAATAGCTCGACGACAACACCGATCACAACGCATGCCCCGTCCACCGCAGTCACTGCCGCCTCTCTTCCAATAGCTGATAATCAAAGAGCGACCGACACTTTTGGAGACGATGAGGTCGGCGCTTTCTTCAAAGCAGTTGCCATGAAAATACGCAATGCCAATATGTCGCCGGTGTCTTTCACCGACCTACAAATCGATATTTTACGCGTGATAAACAGTACATTGCGCCACAATTAG
- the LOC105225231 gene encoding chitin deacetylase 1 isoform X2, translated as MARVLPIFSIFLLCCALATCQDSRDKLEGVDVEEVCADRPADEYFRLDTDGDCREVYRCTKSGLKEIQCPSGLAFDILKQTCDWKAKVTNCDEKEKPRKVKPILKTDEPICPEGKLSCGDGECLDKELFCNGKPDCKDESDENACSVDDDPNRAPECDPTQCALPDCFCSADGTRIPGAIEPTQVPQMITITFNGAVNVDNIDLYEDIFNGQRQNPNGCSIKGTFFVSHKYTNYSAVQDLHRRGHEISVFSLTHKDDPNYWSSGSYDDWLAEMAGARLIIERFANITDGSIIGMRAPYLRVGGNKQFEMMADQFFVYDASITASLGRVPIWPYTLYFRMPHKCNGNAHNCPSRSHPVWEMVMNELDRRDDPTFDESLPGCHMVDSCSNVASGDQFARLLRHNFNRHYNSNRAPLGLHFHASWLKSKKEYRDELIKFIEEMLTRNDVFFVTNLQVIQWMQNPTELNSLRDFQEWKEKCDVKGQPYCSLPNACPLTTRELPGETLRLFTCMECPNNYPWILDPTGDGFSV; from the exons ATGGCGCGTGTGTTGCCAATTTTCTCTATATTTTTGCTGTGCTGTGCGCTAG CAACATGTCAAGATTCCAGAGACAAACTCGAAGGCGTCGATGTTGAAGAGGTGTGCGCCGACAGACCCGCTGACGAGTACTTCCGTCTAGATACCGACGGCGACTGTCGTGAAGTTTACAG ATGTACAAAATCGGGTTTGAAAGAAATTCAGTGCCCCTCCGGCTTGGCCTtcgatattttaaaacaaacctGTGACTGGAAAGCAAAAGTAACTAACTGCGATGAAAAAGAGA AACCACGTAAGGTTAAGCCCATATTGAAGACTGATGAGCCCATCTGCCCAGAGGGTAAACTATCCTGCGGTGATGGCGAGTGTCTTGACAAGGAATTGTTCTGTAACGGCAAACCTGACTGCAAAGATGAGTCCGACGAGAATGCCTGCT CCGTTGATGACGATCCAAATCGCGCACCCGAGTGCGACCCCACACAATGCGCCTTGCCCGATTGTTTCTGCTCGGCCGATGGTACGCGCATACCTGGCGCCATAGAGCCCACACAGGTGCCACAAATGATAACCATCACCTTTAACGGAGCTGTCAATGTGGATAATATCGATTTGTACGAAGACATTTTCAATGGTCAACGTCAGAATCCAAATGGCTGCTCGATCAAGGGTACCTTCTTCGTTTCACACAAGTATACCAATTATTCGGCTGTGCAAGATTTACACCGTCGCGGTCACGAGATCTCGGTCTTCTCATTGACACACAAAGATGATCCAAACTACTGGAGCAGCGGTTCGTACGATGATTGGCTCGCCGAAATGGCTGGCGCTCGTTTGATTATCGAACGTTTTGCGAATATTACTGATGGTTCGATTATTGGTATGCGTGCCCCTTACTTGCGTGTCGGTGGCAACAAACAATTCGAGATGATGGCTGATCAATTCTTCGTGTATGATGCCTCAATCACCGCCTCATTGGGACGTGTGCCCATCTGGCCTTACACACTGTACTTCCGCATGCCACACAAATGTAACGGTAACGCACATAACTGCCCATCGCGTAGCCACCCAGTGTGGGAAATGGTCATGAACGAATTGGATCGTCGTGATGACCCGACCTTCGACGAGTCGCTGCCCGGTTGTCACATGGTGGACTCGTGCTCAAACGTCGCCTCCGGCGATCAATTCGCACGTCTATTGCGTCACAATTTCAACCGTCACTACAATAGCAACCGTGCTCCATTGGGTCTGCACTTCCATGCTTCGTGGCTTAAATCTAAGAAGGAGTACCGTGATGAGCTTATTAAATTCATCGAAGAGATGCTGACACGTAATGACGTATTCTTCGTTACCAATCTGCAAGTTATCCAATGGATGCAGAATCCAACTGAACTCAATTCACTGCGCGATTTCCAGGAATGGAAAGAGAAGTGTGATGTTAAGGGTCAACCCTACTGTTCGTTGCCCAACGCGTGTCCACTGACGACGAGAGAGCTGCCTGGAGAGACTCTACGTCTCTTCACCTGTATGGAGTGCCCCAACAACTATCCATGGATCTTGGATCCCACAGGCGATGGTTTCTCAGTTTAA
- the LOC105225233 gene encoding ER membrane protein complex subunit 8/9 homolog, with product MTDYQFNERAYAKIIFHAAKYPHLAVNGVLLSEKSPKGNTVQIVDAIPLFHQCLYVTPMAEIALTQVDAFAERENLIVAGYYVAPENLYDSSVEKAPAAKIGEKILETNKNACFVVVDNKLMRLNHTQAALKVFSSSGESARWSKANYTIAQQKITLQTVSELLQRGAMREVVDFDNHLDNPANDWTNQHYNRDLKQLMAMY from the exons ATGACTGACTATCAATTCAATGAACGTGCTTATgccaaaataattttccatGCTGCCAAATATCCACACTTGGCCGTTAATGGAGTTCTATTAAGTGAGAAGTCACCGAAAGGCAACACAGTGCAAATAGTTGACGCGATACCACTTTTCCATCAATGTCTCTATGTTACACCAATGGCAGAGATTGCGCTTACACAG GTTGATGCATTCGCCGAGCGCGAAAATTTGATTGTAGCCGGCTACTATGTAGCTCCAGAGAACCTGTATGACAGCAGCGTGGAAAAGGCACCCGCGGCGAAAATCGgtgaaaaaattcttgaaactAACAAAAATGCTTGCTTCGTAGTAGTAGACAATAAGTTAATGCGCTTGAATCATACACAAGCAGCACTAAAAGTATTTAGTAGTAGCGGAGAGTCTGCACGTTGGTCAAAAGCTAACTACACAATCGCTCAGCAGAAAATAACACTACAAACGGTATCAGAGTTGTTACAGCGTGGAGCTATGCGTGAAGTGGTGGACTTCGATAATCATTTAGATAATCCAGCGAACGATTGGACGAATCAACACTATAACCGGGACTTGAAGCAGCTTATGGCCATGTACTAG
- the LOC105225234 gene encoding guanine nucleotide-binding protein subunit beta-2, whose translation MPKIDPETQKLHDEINGMIQKFKDDQKAKADCTWQEKCGDMGDVPKLRLSSKKILKGHINKVNSVHFAGDSRHCVTGSLDGKLIIWDTWTANKVQVIPLRSAWVMTVAFSPSGNFVACGGMDNQCTVYDVNNRDASGVAKMTRELLGYEGFLSSCRFLDDGHLITGSGDMKICHWDLEKGVKTMDFNGHAGDIAGLSLSPDMKTYITGSVDKTAKLWDVREDTYKQMFFGHEMDVNSVCYHPSGFGFASCSEDQTARLYDIRSDQQIAQYEPPQKNTGFTSCALSTSGRYLMCSGIEGNIHAWDTVKVSHNAMLQGHENRITCIGLSPNGMCLASTSWDQQVRLWL comes from the exons ATGCCTAAAATTGATCCTGAAACTCAAAAACTTCACGATGAGATTAATGGAATGATTCAAAAGTTCAAG GACGATCAAAAGGCCAAAGCTGACTGTACATGGCAGGAAAAATGTGGCGATATGGGTGATGTACCTAAATTACGACTTAGTTCGAAGAAGATTCTGAAGGGTCACATAAACAAAGTCAATTCTGTGCACTTTGCTGGCGATTCTAGACACTGTGTCACTGGTTCGTTGGATGGAAAACTAATTATATGGGATACGTGGACGGCAAACAAAGTTCAG GTTATTCCTTTGCGTTCGGCATGGGTTATGACAGTCGCTTTTTCTCCATCGGGCAACTTTGTCGCTTGTGGTGGTATGGATAATCAGTGCACAGTTTATGATGTAAATAATCGAGATGCTTCGGGCGTCGCCAAAATGACACGAGAACTTTTGGGTTACGAGGGTTTTTTGAGTTCATGTCGATTCTTAGATGACGGACATTTAATAACGGGCTCGGGTGATATGAAAAT TTGTCATTGGGACTTGGAGAAGGGTGTGAAAACAATGGATTTTAATGGACATGCTGGTGATATTGCTGGTTTAAGTCTTTCGCCCGACATGAAGACGTATATAACAGGTTCAGTAGATAAGACAGCCAAACTGTGGGATGTACGTGAAGATACATACAAGCAGATGTTCTTCGGTCACGAAATGGACGTAAATTCTGTCTgc TATCATCCAAGTGGTTTTGGGTTCGCCTCTTGCTCTGAGGACCAAACAGCGCGTCTTTATGATATACGATCTGATCAGCAAATAGCTCAATACGAGCCACCGCAGAAAAACACAGGCTTCACTTCGTGCG CTCTATCAACCAGTGGTCGCTATTTGATGTGTTCTGGAATTGAGGGAAATATTCATGCTTGGGATACAGTTAAAGTTTCACACAATG CAATGCTACAAGGCCATGAAAATCGCATCACATGCATTGGACTCTCACCGAATGGCATGTGCCTTGCATCTACTAGCTGGGATCAGCAAGTGCGcctttggctttaa
- the LOC105225231 gene encoding chitin deacetylase 1 isoform X1, translating into MARVLPIFSIFLLCCALATCQDSRDKLEGVDVEEVCADRPADEYFRLDTDGDCREVYRCDNAGENGNTRLANIKCAGGLAFDITRQTCDWKSNVKNCDQIEKPRKVKPILKTDEPICPEGKLSCGDGECLDKELFCNGKPDCKDESDENACSVDDDPNRAPECDPTQCALPDCFCSADGTRIPGAIEPTQVPQMITITFNGAVNVDNIDLYEDIFNGQRQNPNGCSIKGTFFVSHKYTNYSAVQDLHRRGHEISVFSLTHKDDPNYWSSGSYDDWLAEMAGARLIIERFANITDGSIIGMRAPYLRVGGNKQFEMMADQFFVYDASITASLGRVPIWPYTLYFRMPHKCNGNAHNCPSRSHPVWEMVMNELDRRDDPTFDESLPGCHMVDSCSNVASGDQFARLLRHNFNRHYNSNRAPLGLHFHASWLKSKKEYRDELIKFIEEMLTRNDVFFVTNLQVIQWMQNPTELNSLRDFQEWKEKCDVKGQPYCSLPNACPLTTRELPGETLRLFTCMECPNNYPWILDPTGDGFSV; encoded by the exons ATGGCGCGTGTGTTGCCAATTTTCTCTATATTTTTGCTGTGCTGTGCGCTAG CAACATGTCAAGATTCCAGAGACAAACTCGAAGGCGTCGATGTTGAAGAGGTGTGCGCCGACAGACCCGCTGACGAGTACTTCCGTCTAGATACCGACGGCGACTGTCGTGAAGTTTACAG ATGTGACAATGCCGGCGAAAACGGCAATACGCGCCTAGCCAACATTAAATGCGCCGGCGGCCTGGCGTTCGATATCACACGACAGACGTGCGATTGGAAATCGAATGTCAAGAATTGTGATCAAATTGAGA AACCACGTAAGGTTAAGCCCATATTGAAGACTGATGAGCCCATCTGCCCAGAGGGTAAACTATCCTGCGGTGATGGCGAGTGTCTTGACAAGGAATTGTTCTGTAACGGCAAACCTGACTGCAAAGATGAGTCCGACGAGAATGCCTGCT CCGTTGATGACGATCCAAATCGCGCACCCGAGTGCGACCCCACACAATGCGCCTTGCCCGATTGTTTCTGCTCGGCCGATGGTACGCGCATACCTGGCGCCATAGAGCCCACACAGGTGCCACAAATGATAACCATCACCTTTAACGGAGCTGTCAATGTGGATAATATCGATTTGTACGAAGACATTTTCAATGGTCAACGTCAGAATCCAAATGGCTGCTCGATCAAGGGTACCTTCTTCGTTTCACACAAGTATACCAATTATTCGGCTGTGCAAGATTTACACCGTCGCGGTCACGAGATCTCGGTCTTCTCATTGACACACAAAGATGATCCAAACTACTGGAGCAGCGGTTCGTACGATGATTGGCTCGCCGAAATGGCTGGCGCTCGTTTGATTATCGAACGTTTTGCGAATATTACTGATGGTTCGATTATTGGTATGCGTGCCCCTTACTTGCGTGTCGGTGGCAACAAACAATTCGAGATGATGGCTGATCAATTCTTCGTGTATGATGCCTCAATCACCGCCTCATTGGGACGTGTGCCCATCTGGCCTTACACACTGTACTTCCGCATGCCACACAAATGTAACGGTAACGCACATAACTGCCCATCGCGTAGCCACCCAGTGTGGGAAATGGTCATGAACGAATTGGATCGTCGTGATGACCCGACCTTCGACGAGTCGCTGCCCGGTTGTCACATGGTGGACTCGTGCTCAAACGTCGCCTCCGGCGATCAATTCGCACGTCTATTGCGTCACAATTTCAACCGTCACTACAATAGCAACCGTGCTCCATTGGGTCTGCACTTCCATGCTTCGTGGCTTAAATCTAAGAAGGAGTACCGTGATGAGCTTATTAAATTCATCGAAGAGATGCTGACACGTAATGACGTATTCTTCGTTACCAATCTGCAAGTTATCCAATGGATGCAGAATCCAACTGAACTCAATTCACTGCGCGATTTCCAGGAATGGAAAGAGAAGTGTGATGTTAAGGGTCAACCCTACTGTTCGTTGCCCAACGCGTGTCCACTGACGACGAGAGAGCTGCCTGGAGAGACTCTACGTCTCTTCACCTGTATGGAGTGCCCCAACAACTATCCATGGATCTTGGATCCCACAGGCGATGGTTTCTCAGTTTAA